One window of Acidimicrobiales bacterium genomic DNA carries:
- a CDS encoding ATP-dependent Clp protease proteolytic subunit has product MIQPVYNYLVPTVVESSNRGERAYDLYSRLLKENIIFLGTPIDDTIANLICAQMLFLEAENVDKEISLYINSPGGDITALFAIYDTMKYIKPTISTFCYGQAASAAAVLLAAGTTGKRYALPHARILLHQPYGGAAGQAADIEIQAKEILRMRDLLNEMIAHDTGQSVERVKSDTDRDFIMSAEEAREYGIIDEVITTRELADLPQAAGVS; this is encoded by the coding sequence GTGATCCAGCCCGTGTACAACTACCTCGTTCCCACGGTCGTGGAGTCGAGCAATCGGGGCGAGCGGGCCTACGACCTGTACTCGCGGCTGCTCAAGGAGAACATCATCTTCCTGGGGACACCCATCGACGACACCATCGCCAACCTCATCTGCGCCCAGATGCTGTTCCTGGAGGCCGAGAACGTCGACAAGGAGATCAGCCTCTACATCAACTCCCCGGGCGGGGACATCACAGCGCTGTTCGCGATCTACGACACCATGAAGTACATCAAGCCGACGATCTCCACCTTCTGCTACGGGCAGGCGGCCTCGGCCGCCGCCGTGCTGCTCGCCGCCGGAACCACGGGCAAGCGCTACGCCCTGCCCCATGCCCGGATCCTGCTCCACCAGCCCTACGGGGGGGCGGCCGGCCAGGCGGCCGACATCGAGATCCAGGCCAAAGAGATCCTGCGCATGCGGGACCTGCTCAACGAGATGATCGCCCACGACACGGGGCAGAGCGTGGAGCGGGTGAAGTCCGACACCGACCGCGACTTCATCATGAGCGCCGAGGAAGCTCGCGAGTACGGCATCATTGACGAAGTGATCACGACCCGGGAGCTGGCGGACCTGCCGCAGGCTGCCGGGGTCAGCTGA